The Drosophila nasuta strain 15112-1781.00 chromosome 2L, ASM2355853v1, whole genome shotgun sequence genome window below encodes:
- the LOC132797234 gene encoding trafficking kinesin-binding protein milt isoform X4, with translation MTRAYDDIEAVTRLLEEKEKDLELTVQIGKELLTQNNGLEARVSDLELDLKSANDDRAQLLHELHKKNELISVLTNDADDGTDADTPTMSKSITLDLLQKKVNSLLDENKTLKSEATQLAHQTDEVEEHERRLMADISAQLNDANSQYDNISLELERQREENRLQHEQIVSLTARLAEAEMRLHQLTQDNDEHLSLLHVTKENQNALALELVEFKQRYEEVLALLHSAQDQLKQQRKRSQPQARSSFLGGLGTNGAAAAVAVESLQSELMESSLYSEISLDSGISGDSQRSADRISRMMSQLPGGMGMGMTTSLGSSSIYGQPPYKRAFDTVRCATKCGNYMDSGNVSMTQLGAMSMSSSSGPRMASMAYPAGSYYRGASGGSSNSLGLKTLSNESLNSQSDDGYPAQPSGVPGAPGAKELEAALKRLTPAEVLARRAMLSYAPAGTYNYDEPHQGRCGGSAAQAAAAGLGMGMNLPMGVRTPDSIMSTGSGSSGLTTHQWRLPEKLQIVKPMEGSQTLHHWSRLATPTLSGLLEERPGVTIRGGRGLDDLGMQVYTLSDVEEDVSEELGLGKQFEAPGCTYTYTNSMVMHPDDGFVNDLSFLSQSQVSSRMASTSTSRQPSCPATPRAGMSRKNSCSTFSVNLGLAGMLNERGIKAVTPSALNTPAGPNYSPTVTPCNSPEGSPPRAQSPEPLFGLLSSGADLIRRKLVGSNSSSDAQLHRSLSKQQHQQKVMLSQLERRALRSLNLIEKVESIGLENIISAQRGHGRGSGIANRSSSPLSQLSNSSCDSLQSLHTSSNSIVDDIHFDRAQIKGVLHRGLKSPTPTPVTTNATQMPSSSSATTSAYNSEDSDDQGIVLQLKPSATSTTTTTPATLSKHSAGGAAAAATATTVNGSGMGTGVSAVATASETRIKQMQRQKSRRNLKNGMAAQRPDLGTIGGASGGRVRPDLGKVSDSSGTPSTATASSMTAAKSSDNLDSRAASQSITQSFVGSVSSLLFGRKGGWL, from the exons ATGACTCGCGCTTACGATGACATTGAAGCTGTGACGCGTCTGCTCGAAGAGAAGGAAAAGGACTTGGAGCTGACTGTGCAAATTGGCAAGGAATTGCTAACTCAAAACAATGGACTTGAGGCGCGTGTTAGCGATCTGGAATTGGATCTGAAATCTGCCAACGACGATCGCGCTCAGCTCCTACATGAGCTACACAAAAAGAACGAACTGATATCGGTGCTAACCAACGATGCAGACGATGGCACAGATGCGG ACACACCCACAATGTCCAAATCGATCACGCTGGATCTGTTGCAAAAGAAAGTGAATTCATTGTTggatgaaaacaaaacactaAAGAGCGAAGCCACACAGTTGGCGCATCAGACGGACGAAGTGGAGGAACACGAGCGACGACTGATGGCGGATATCAGTGCACAATTAAACGACGCGAACTCCCAATACGATAATATCAGTTTGGAGCTGGAGCGGCAGCGCGAGGAGAATCGCTTGCAGCATGAGCAGATTGTCAGTTTAACGGCACGCCTGGCAGAGGCAGAGATGCGACTGCATCAGCTCACGCAGGACAACGATGAGCACTTGTCGCTGCTGCACGTGaccaaagaaaatcaaaatgcaTTGGCTCTCGAGTTGGTAGAGTTTAAGCAGCGCTATGAGGAAGTGCTTGCATTGCTGCACTCTGCCCAGGATCAGTTGAAGCAGCAGCGCAAGCGATCGCAACCGCAGGCGCGCAGCTCCTTCCTGGGCGGACTGGGCACTAATGGAGCGGCTGCCGCCGTCGCCGTAGAGTCTTTGCAGTCGGAACTGATGGAGTCTTCGCTGTACTCCGAGATTAGTCTGGATTCGGGCATATCGGGCGACAGCCAGCGCAGTGCAGATCGCATTAGTCGCATGATGTCACAGTTGCCAGGTGGCATGGGAATGGGTATGACCACCAGCCTGGGATCGAGCAGTATCTATGGCCAGCCACCATATAAGCGTGCATTTGATACGGTGCGCTGCGCCACTAAATGCGGCAACTACATGGACAGTGGAAATGTGTCGATGACGCAACTGGGTGCAATGTCCATGAGCAGCTCATCGGGACCGCGAATGGCGTCGATGGCCTATCCCGCTGGATCTTATTATCGCGGAGCTAgtggcggcagcagcaattcGCTGGGTCTTAAGACGCTTTCTAATGAAAGCCTCAACTCGCAGTCAGACGATGGCTATCCAGCACAACCATCTGGTGTGCCTGGCGCTCCAGGGGCTAAGGAGCTAGAGGCGGCTCTCAAACGCCTGACACCTGCCGAGGTGTTGGCTCGACGCGCTATGCTCTCCTATGCTCCAGCCGGCACTTATAACTATGATGAGCCCCATCAAGGGCGATGCGGCGGATCCGCTGCTCAGGCGGCCGCTGCAGGATTGGGCATGGGCATGAACTTGCCAATGGGCGTGCGCACACCGGACAGCATTATGTCAACGGGTTCAGGGTCTTCGGGTCTCACAACGCACCAGTGGCGTCTTCCAGAGAAACTGCAGATTGTAAAGCCTATGGAGGGATCACAAACGTTGCATCATTGGTCGCGCTTGGCGACTCCAACACTCAGCGGCCTCTTGGAGGAAAGACCTGGCGTCACCATACGTGGTGGTCGCGGTCTCGATGATCTGGGCATGCAGGTGTACACGCTATCTGATGTGGAGGAGGATGTCAGTGAGGAGCTGGGTCTCGGCAAGCAATTTGAAGCGCCTGGCTGTACCTATACGTATACTAATAGCATGGTAATGCATCCGGACGATGGCTTCGTCAACGATCTTTCATTTCTCTCCCAGTCGCAAGTATCCTCTCGCATGGCATCCACGTCAACATCAAGACAACCAAG TTGTCCCGCAACACCACGTGCTGGGATGTCACGGAAGAACTCCTGCTCGACGTTTTCAGTTAATTTGGGTCTGGCTGGCATGCTGAATGAACGCGGCATTAAGGCGGTGACGCCCAGTGCTCTCAACACTCCAGCTGGTCCAAATTACTCTCCGACAGTGACGCCCTGCAACAGTCCAGAAGGATCACCGCCTCGCGCTCAATCGCCTGAGCCGTTATTTGGGTTGCTATCGTCTGGTGCCGATTTGATAAGACGCAAATTAGTTGGGTCCAACAGCTCTTCAGATGCGCAATTACATCGGAGCTTGagcaaacagcagcatcagcaaaagGTGATGCTATCGCAGCTGGAGCGAAGAGCTCTGCGTTCGCTGAATTTGATCGAGAAGGTGGAGAGCATCGGACTGGAGAACATAATCAGTGCACAGCGTGGACATGGACGTGGCAGCGGCATTGCGAATCGCAGCAGTTCGCCTCTGTCACAGTTGAGCAACAGTAGCTGCGACAGCCTACAGAGTTTACATactagcagcaacagcatcgtGGACGATATACACTTTGATCGCGCACAAATCAAAGGTGTTCTGCACCGAGGTCTTAAATCCCCTACACCCACTCCAGttacaacaaatgcaacacaGATGCCCAGTAGCAGCAGTGCCACAACGAGTGCCTACAACAGCGAGGATAGCGACGATCAGGGCATTGTGCTACAATTGAAACCCAgtgcaacatcaacaacaacgacaactccGGCAACACTGTCGAAACATTCAGCTGgaggagcagctgcagcagcaacggcaacaacagtaaACGGGTCGGGCATGGGAACTGGAGTCTCTGCCGTCGCTACGGCCAGTGAAACACGCATCAAGCAAATGCAACGACAGAAGTCGCGACGTAATCTTAAAAATGGTATGGCTGCTCAGCGTCCCGATTTGGGTACCATTGGTGGTGCTAGTGGGGGCCGCGTACGTCCAGATCTTGGCAAGGTCTCAGATAGCAGTGGTACACCAAGTACGGCAACAGCGTCATCAATGACAGCCGCTAAGAGCAGTGATAATCTAGACTCGAGGGCGGCTTCTCAGAGCATTACTCAGTCATTTGTGGGTTCGGTTAGTTCCTTGTTGTTTGGTCGTAAGGGCGGTTGGCTGTAA